One part of the Sphingopyxis sp. PAMC25046 genome encodes these proteins:
- a CDS encoding GldG family protein: MIAVSRGPVLRAFVISVAIVALAWVAGGQALLGRVDPALAVPLLAPPMLLLAWWQRREPAAARRRTSFLALAFLVAAQALLGLALAGSAGWPQLLLVVVAAGVAASLADLIVQWRPRPAFLSWLAAFALAVGWFAAGHALLAILYRPAAARAKAPAVTMLTGLPLRWSGVGDIAAMIAEGANDDPALVRLTAAGPVSLVDSLADHVPPPDGTLLLAHPRALAPQELVVIDAFVRGGGRAVVLADALSGWPARHPLGDPRNPPVTSLLTPLLDHWGVTLDSAPTGEDDALPVDIDGARLRLFSAGRFDRLPRQCRAFAGRRVTRCSIGEGEVWLVGDADLLFAPLWQPLVPGADHLRRADTMEWLSARLWPGAGIALLHPLWIRTSTT, encoded by the coding sequence GTGATCGCGGTATCGCGCGGGCCGGTGCTGCGCGCTTTCGTCATCTCCGTTGCCATCGTCGCCCTGGCGTGGGTCGCTGGCGGGCAGGCGCTGCTCGGGCGCGTCGATCCCGCGCTCGCTGTCCCCTTGCTCGCGCCCCCGATGCTGCTTCTCGCCTGGTGGCAGCGCCGCGAACCCGCCGCGGCGCGGCGGCGCACTTCGTTTCTGGCGCTGGCATTTCTGGTTGCGGCGCAGGCGCTGCTCGGGCTTGCGCTTGCCGGATCGGCCGGCTGGCCGCAACTGCTGCTGGTCGTCGTTGCGGCGGGCGTCGCCGCGTCGCTCGCCGATCTGATCGTCCAGTGGCGTCCGCGGCCGGCATTCCTGTCATGGCTCGCCGCGTTCGCGCTCGCCGTCGGCTGGTTCGCGGCGGGGCACGCGCTGCTCGCTATCCTCTACCGCCCCGCCGCCGCGCGCGCGAAGGCGCCCGCCGTCACCATGCTCACCGGCCTGCCGCTGCGCTGGTCGGGTGTCGGCGACATCGCCGCGATGATCGCCGAGGGGGCCAATGACGACCCTGCGCTCGTGCGGCTAACCGCGGCCGGCCCGGTATCGCTCGTCGACAGCCTCGCCGATCATGTCCCGCCCCCCGACGGAACGCTGCTGCTCGCGCATCCGCGCGCGCTCGCGCCGCAGGAACTGGTGGTGATCGACGCCTTTGTGCGCGGCGGCGGCCGCGCGGTCGTTCTCGCCGACGCGCTGTCGGGCTGGCCCGCGCGCCACCCGCTCGGCGACCCGCGCAACCCGCCGGTGACGAGCCTGCTGACGCCGCTGCTCGATCATTGGGGCGTCACGCTCGACTCTGCTCCAACCGGCGAGGACGACGCGCTGCCTGTTGACATCGACGGCGCGCGTCTCCGGCTCTTCAGCGCCGGCCGCTTTGATCGCCTTCCTCGTCAATGCCGGGCCTTTGCCGGCAGGCGCGTCACCCGCTGTTCGATAGGCGAGGGGGAGGTGTGGCTCGTCGGCGACGCCGACCTCCTCTTCGCCCCACTCTGGCAGCCGCTCGTGCCCGGCGCCGACCATCTGCGGCGGGCCGACACGATGGAGTGGCTTTCCGCGCGCCTCTGGCCCGGCGCGGGCATCGCGCTGCTCCACCCGCTCTGGATTCGCACCAGCACGACCTGA
- a CDS encoding division/cell wall cluster transcriptional repressor MraZ — MAIVTPGQYAGTNFAAIDGKGRIAVPSQFRNNVPLNADGQRVLWVGFHEKLPCLVAYGQDQYDRLNGEIERDRETARLRNLDFDEDSEFKKRFSYTEPYTLDDSGRFLPSFIHRDRVGDAGATAFVGSGRRLEIWWLPTLAECADADPVLQRLAASWDATKGKGRK; from the coding sequence ATGGCGATTGTGACGCCCGGCCAGTATGCGGGCACCAATTTCGCCGCGATCGATGGCAAGGGGCGCATCGCCGTCCCCTCTCAGTTCCGCAACAACGTGCCCCTCAATGCGGACGGCCAGCGCGTGCTCTGGGTCGGTTTCCACGAAAAACTGCCCTGCCTCGTCGCCTACGGCCAGGATCAGTATGACCGGCTGAACGGCGAGATCGAGCGCGACCGCGAAACCGCGCGGCTGCGCAACCTCGATTTCGACGAGGACAGCGAGTTCAAGAAGCGCTTCAGCTACACCGAGCCCTACACGCTCGACGACAGCGGTCGCTTCCTTCCCAGCTTCATCCACCGCGACCGCGTCGGCGATGCCGGCGCGACGGCTTTTGTGGGGTCGGGCCGCCGCCTCGAAATCTGGTGGCTGCCGACGCTGGCCGAATGCGCCGACGCTGATCCGGTGCTCCAGCGCCTCGCTGCCTCTTGGGATGCCACGAAAGGGAAGGGGCGCAAATGA
- the rsmH gene encoding 16S rRNA (cytosine(1402)-N(4))-methyltransferase RsmH, which translates to MTDLPRDPRHDPVLREEVIAALAIAPGERHVDATFGAGGYTRAMLAAGADVVACDRDPDAIAEGQALVAEAGGKLTLVHGRFGEIDRLLAERGIDAVDGITFDIGVSSMQLDRDERGFSFQKDGPLDMRMAQEGESAADWLNRADETEIADVLFHYGDERQSRRVARAIVAARPLTRTAELATVIRKALRHPPGAPKDPSTKSFQAIRIHINSELDELVAGLSAAERLLRPGGRLAVVSFHSTEDRIVKNFLRERSGGDAAGSRHRPAPIPLARAATFETPARKVRPGKQEEARNPRARSATLRSAVRTAAPAWPDSSMKEAMSC; encoded by the coding sequence ATGACCGACCTCCCCCGCGATCCCCGTCACGATCCGGTCCTCCGCGAAGAAGTCATCGCCGCGCTCGCCATCGCCCCGGGTGAGCGCCACGTCGATGCGACTTTCGGCGCCGGCGGCTATACCCGCGCGATGCTCGCCGCGGGCGCCGATGTCGTCGCCTGCGACCGCGATCCCGACGCGATCGCCGAAGGGCAAGCGCTCGTCGCCGAAGCCGGCGGCAAGCTGACGCTGGTCCACGGTCGTTTTGGCGAGATCGACCGGCTGCTCGCCGAGCGCGGGATCGATGCCGTCGACGGCATCACCTTCGACATCGGCGTCTCGTCGATGCAACTCGACCGCGACGAACGCGGCTTTTCCTTTCAAAAGGACGGCCCGCTCGACATGCGCATGGCGCAGGAGGGTGAAAGCGCCGCCGACTGGCTCAACCGCGCCGACGAGACCGAGATCGCCGACGTGCTCTTTCACTATGGCGACGAACGCCAGTCGCGCCGTGTCGCGCGCGCGATTGTCGCCGCGCGTCCGCTCACTCGCACCGCCGAACTCGCGACCGTGATCCGCAAGGCGCTGCGCCATCCGCCGGGCGCGCCCAAGGATCCCTCGACCAAAAGCTTTCAGGCGATCCGCATCCACATCAACAGCGAGCTCGACGAACTGGTCGCGGGCCTTTCCGCCGCCGAACGCCTGCTGCGTCCCGGCGGCCGGCTCGCCGTCGTCAGCTTTCACAGCACCGAGGATCGGATCGTGAAGAATTTCCTGCGCGAACGCAGCGGTGGCGATGCCGCGGGTTCGCGTCACCGGCCCGCGCCGATCCCTCTGGCGCGGGCCGCAACTTTCGAGACCCCGGCGCGCAAAGTGCGCCCGGGCAAGCAAGAGGAAGCGCGCAATCCGCGCGCGCGTTCGGCAACGCTGCGCAGCGCGGTCCGCACCGCTGCGCCCGCTTGGCCGGATAGTTCGATGAAGGAGGCGATGTCATGTTGA
- a CDS encoding penicillin-binding protein 2 has translation MNTLVVRPTRVRTAGVRQQILLTAQQRLMILMLLFMAAFFVVSGRLLYFALFDTSSGRSAATAFVPARADIVDRNGVPLARTIDGYSIRVVPSKLLNDRQYLAAELHKIFPDMTRQDLLAKLTGPRPTYIRRRALPDQVAAVNAIGDVGFDFPREKERLYPQLTLAAHVLGFINADGHGVTGVEGAFDQRLIDEATRGHPLALSIDARVQGVLESELSAAVTNLEAIGGAGVILDVHTGEVAAMTSLPTYNPNKLLGSDPGTRRNAVTYNLYELGSTFKPLSIGAAIDDGTVTSMARRYDATAPLPIAGFRIRDSHPGRWYNVPETLIESSNIATARIADELGRENLERLFRDLNFDKRPEIELKERAFPLWPRNWGRVTTMTTSYGHGIAVTPLHLASAYAALVNGGIYRPATMLRLGDKPPPQGRRVFKASTSARMRQLLRLIVSDGTGKQADAPGFRVGGKTGSAEKPGAGGYRRHSLVSTFAAAFPMDNPRYIVLVMIDEPKGNAYSSGQRTAGWTAAPVVRKVVTRAGPMLGVFPDESRDVDVSELTPLLRREEEAH, from the coding sequence ATGAACACGCTCGTCGTCCGTCCGACGCGGGTCCGAACCGCCGGGGTGCGGCAGCAGATATTGCTGACCGCGCAACAGCGTTTGATGATCCTGATGCTGCTGTTCATGGCGGCATTTTTCGTCGTGTCGGGGCGCCTTCTTTATTTCGCGCTGTTTGATACCTCGTCGGGCCGTTCGGCGGCGACGGCGTTCGTGCCCGCTCGCGCGGATATCGTCGACCGTAACGGCGTACCGCTCGCGCGCACGATCGACGGCTATTCGATCCGCGTCGTGCCGTCGAAACTGCTCAACGACCGACAATATCTGGCGGCCGAGCTCCACAAGATCTTCCCCGACATGACGCGCCAGGATCTGCTGGCAAAGCTGACCGGGCCGCGCCCGACCTATATCCGCCGCCGCGCGCTGCCCGATCAGGTCGCGGCGGTGAATGCGATCGGCGACGTCGGTTTCGACTTCCCGCGCGAAAAGGAACGCCTCTATCCGCAGCTCACGCTCGCGGCGCATGTGCTCGGCTTCATCAACGCCGACGGCCATGGCGTGACAGGGGTCGAGGGCGCGTTCGACCAGCGGCTGATTGACGAGGCGACGCGCGGGCACCCGCTCGCGCTGTCGATTGACGCGCGCGTGCAGGGGGTCCTCGAAAGCGAGCTGAGCGCGGCGGTTACCAATCTGGAAGCCATCGGCGGCGCGGGCGTGATCCTCGACGTCCACACCGGCGAAGTCGCCGCGATGACCTCGCTTCCGACCTATAACCCCAACAAGTTGCTGGGCAGCGATCCGGGTACGCGGCGCAACGCCGTCACCTATAATCTCTACGAGCTCGGCTCGACCTTCAAGCCGCTGTCGATCGGCGCCGCGATCGACGACGGCACGGTGACCAGCATGGCGCGCCGCTACGACGCGACGGCGCCGCTCCCGATTGCGGGCTTTCGTATCCGCGACAGCCACCCCGGCCGCTGGTACAACGTGCCGGAGACGCTGATCGAAAGCTCGAACATCGCGACCGCGCGTATCGCCGACGAGCTGGGTCGCGAGAATCTGGAGCGCCTGTTCCGCGACCTCAATTTCGACAAGCGCCCCGAAATCGAGCTCAAGGAACGCGCTTTCCCGCTCTGGCCCAGGAACTGGGGCCGGGTGACGACGATGACGACGAGCTATGGTCATGGCATCGCGGTGACGCCGCTTCATCTCGCCAGCGCCTATGCCGCGCTCGTCAACGGCGGCATCTATCGTCCCGCGACGATGCTCAGGCTCGGTGACAAGCCGCCGCCGCAGGGGCGCCGCGTGTTCAAGGCGTCGACCAGCGCGCGGATGCGCCAGCTGCTGCGCCTGATCGTTTCGGACGGCACGGGCAAGCAGGCCGACGCCCCCGGCTTTCGGGTCGGCGGCAAGACCGGATCGGCCGAAAAGCCGGGCGCGGGTGGTTATCGCCGCCATTCGCTTGTCTCGACCTTCGCCGCGGCCTTCCCGATGGATAATCCGCGCTATATCGTGCTTGTGATGATCGACGAGCCCAAGGGCAACGCCTATAGCTCAGGGCAGCGCACCGCGGGCTGGACCGCGGCGCCGGTGGTGCGCAAGGTCGTGACCCGCGCGGGCCCGATGCTCGGCGTCTTCCCCGACGAAAGCCGCGACGTCGACGTCTCCGAACTCACGCCGCTGTTACGGAGAGAGGAGGAAGCGCACTGA
- a CDS encoding UDP-N-acetylmuramoyl-L-alanyl-D-glutamate--2,6-diaminopimelate ligase: MRLAALLEDQALEGGDPVVTGLAIDHRKVAPGTIFGAFVGENFNGEDFIPAAVDAGAVAVVARPEAKVEGAVHVAHANPRRAFAHIAARFFHRFPATSVAVTGTNGKTSTVEMTRQLWRMAGFNAASIGTLGITTSMESASTGLTTPDIVTFLSTMSGLAAEGVTHAAFEASSHGLDQYRTEGLPVKAAAFTNLSHDHLDYHGTMEAYLAAKLRLFAEVVEHGGAAVVWADDDYSPAVIDAAEARGTRLLTVGTKGEALRLVSRAPSQLGQSLVIAAGDAAHKVNLPLIGAYQVANALVSAGLVIATGGDIGQTLANLARLQPVRGRLERAAITRAGAPVYVDYAHTPDAIEAALDALRPHASGRLILVFGAGGDRDQAKRPEMGKVAAAKADVLIITDDNPRGENPAAIRAAIAAAAPNSQVIGDRRAAIAAAIAEAQADDIICIAGKGHEQGQIVGRGDDMRVIPFDDVTVAREEAA, encoded by the coding sequence ATGCGTCTCGCCGCGCTGCTCGAGGATCAGGCGCTGGAGGGGGGCGATCCGGTGGTGACGGGGCTCGCGATCGATCATCGCAAGGTCGCACCGGGCACGATTTTCGGCGCTTTCGTCGGCGAAAATTTCAATGGCGAGGATTTCATTCCCGCCGCTGTCGATGCGGGCGCGGTCGCCGTCGTCGCGCGGCCCGAGGCGAAGGTGGAGGGCGCGGTGCACGTCGCACACGCCAACCCGCGCCGTGCCTTCGCGCATATCGCGGCGCGCTTCTTTCACCGTTTTCCCGCGACCTCGGTCGCGGTGACCGGAACCAACGGCAAGACCTCGACCGTCGAAATGACGCGCCAGCTGTGGCGCATGGCCGGCTTCAACGCCGCCTCGATCGGCACGCTCGGTATCACGACATCGATGGAAAGCGCTTCGACGGGGCTGACCACGCCCGACATCGTCACCTTTCTGTCGACCATGTCGGGCCTTGCCGCCGAGGGCGTCACGCACGCGGCGTTCGAGGCGTCGAGCCACGGCCTCGACCAGTATCGCACCGAGGGGCTGCCCGTGAAGGCAGCGGCCTTCACCAACCTCAGCCACGACCATCTCGACTATCATGGCACGATGGAGGCCTATCTCGCGGCCAAGCTTCGCCTCTTCGCCGAGGTGGTCGAGCACGGCGGCGCGGCGGTGGTCTGGGCCGACGATGACTATTCGCCCGCTGTGATCGATGCGGCAGAGGCGCGCGGCACCCGCCTGCTGACCGTCGGCACGAAAGGCGAGGCGCTCCGCCTCGTCTCGCGTGCGCCGTCCCAGCTAGGCCAGTCGCTGGTGATTGCGGCGGGCGACGCTGCGCACAAGGTCAACCTGCCGCTGATCGGCGCCTATCAGGTCGCGAATGCATTGGTATCGGCAGGACTCGTCATTGCGACCGGCGGCGACATCGGCCAGACACTCGCCAACCTCGCGCGGCTCCAGCCGGTGCGCGGGCGGCTCGAACGCGCCGCTATCACCAGGGCGGGCGCCCCGGTCTATGTCGACTATGCGCACACACCCGACGCGATCGAGGCGGCGCTCGACGCGCTGCGCCCGCATGCGTCCGGCCGCCTGATCCTCGTCTTCGGGGCGGGCGGCGACCGCGACCAGGCGAAGCGTCCCGAAATGGGCAAGGTTGCCGCCGCCAAGGCCGACGTGCTCATCATCACCGATGACAATCCGCGCGGCGAAAATCCCGCCGCCATCCGCGCCGCGATCGCCGCCGCGGCCCCGAATTCGCAAGTAATCGGCGACCGCCGCGCCGCGATCGCCGCCGCGATCGCCGAAGCGCAGGCCGACGATATTATCTGTATCGCAGGCAAGGGACACGAACAGGGTCAGATCGTCGGGCGCGGCGACGACATGCGGGTGATTCCCTTCGACGATGTCACCGTAGCGCGCGAGGAGGCGGCATGA
- the murF gene encoding UDP-N-acetylmuramoyl-tripeptide--D-alanyl-D-alanine ligase translates to MNPLWTARAIASATDGTASADFTVQGVAFDSREVTKGDLFIAMKGETADGHAFIDKAIAAGAAGIICETQIDHPHVRVADSAAALNALGIASRARSHGRIIGVTGSAGKTGTKEALFAALDRFRPGKAHRSVKSYNNHVGVPLSLARMPSTVDYGIFEMGMNHAGELAALTRIVRPHVAIVTTIAPAHMEYFGSEEAIADAKGEIFEGLEPGGTAIVPFDSPHYARLRAKAEQHAAHLVSFGLNEGADVRAVDWLPDGQGGSLVTAEVQDSLLCFTIAQAGAHWVANSLAVLAAVKAVGGDLPAAGLAFAEMGGLTGRGARHRVEVPGGDILVIDESYNANPASMAATIGQLGTESAGRKVAILGAMKELGPDGEAYHAALAAPLVAAGVQFALLVGEEMAPLAKALEGRIDFEHVAAHPAAVGRLGDLIRAGDAVLVKGSNSVGLSHVVTALISGDY, encoded by the coding sequence ATGAACCCGCTCTGGACCGCGCGCGCCATCGCCTCCGCCACGGATGGCACCGCCAGCGCCGACTTCACCGTGCAGGGCGTCGCGTTCGACTCGCGCGAGGTGACGAAGGGCGACCTCTTCATCGCGATGAAGGGCGAAACCGCCGACGGCCATGCCTTCATCGACAAGGCGATTGCGGCGGGCGCCGCGGGCATAATCTGCGAAACCCAAATCGACCATCCGCATGTCCGCGTTGCCGACAGCGCGGCGGCGCTGAATGCGCTGGGCATCGCATCGCGTGCGCGCAGCCATGGCCGCATCATCGGCGTCACCGGTTCGGCGGGCAAGACGGGGACGAAGGAGGCGCTGTTCGCCGCGCTCGACCGTTTCCGCCCCGGCAAGGCGCATCGCTCGGTCAAAAGCTACAACAATCATGTCGGCGTGCCGCTCAGCCTCGCGCGCATGCCATCTACCGTCGATTATGGCATATTCGAGATGGGGATGAACCACGCGGGCGAGCTTGCAGCGCTGACGCGGATAGTGCGCCCGCACGTCGCCATCGTCACCACCATCGCCCCCGCGCATATGGAATATTTCGGCAGCGAGGAAGCGATCGCCGACGCGAAGGGCGAGATTTTCGAAGGGCTCGAGCCCGGGGGCACCGCGATCGTCCCGTTCGACAGCCCGCATTATGCGCGCCTTCGCGCCAAGGCCGAGCAGCACGCCGCGCACCTCGTCAGCTTCGGGCTGAACGAGGGCGCCGACGTCCGCGCGGTCGACTGGCTGCCCGACGGGCAGGGCGGTTCGCTCGTCACCGCCGAGGTGCAGGACTCGCTGCTCTGCTTTACCATCGCGCAGGCCGGCGCGCACTGGGTCGCCAATTCGCTCGCGGTGCTCGCCGCGGTGAAGGCGGTCGGCGGCGATTTGCCCGCAGCGGGCCTCGCCTTCGCCGAAATGGGCGGCCTCACAGGGCGCGGCGCGCGTCACCGGGTCGAAGTGCCCGGCGGCGACATCCTCGTCATCGACGAAAGCTATAACGCCAACCCCGCCTCGATGGCGGCGACGATCGGTCAGCTCGGGACCGAATCCGCAGGCCGCAAGGTTGCGATTCTCGGTGCGATGAAGGAGCTCGGTCCCGACGGCGAAGCCTATCACGCCGCGCTTGCCGCTCCGCTCGTCGCGGCCGGAGTGCAATTCGCCCTGCTTGTCGGCGAAGAGATGGCGCCGCTCGCCAAAGCACTTGAGGGCCGCATCGATTTCGAGCATGTGGCCGCCCACCCGGCCGCGGTAGGGCGGCTCGGTGACCTGATCCGCGCCGGCGACGCCGTGCTGGTCAAGGGGTCGAACAGCGTCGGCCTGTCGCATGTCGTGACGGCGCTGATCAGTGGGGATTATTGA
- the mraY gene encoding phospho-N-acetylmuramoyl-pentapeptide-transferase has protein sequence MLYWLAEWLGFPGALNLIRYLSFRSGAAVATAMILGLWIGPRFILMLRMRQGKGQPIRDDGPQSHLAKKGTPTMGGLMILISLMISALLWMDLSNRFVWACLFVSAGFAVVGFLDDYDKVTKASHRGIPGRVRLLIEFLIAGVAVLLIVSRTGTDLYLPFFNDVYVPLGPLYYVFAMVLIVGFGNAVNLTDGLDGLATFPVIIASLTFLVIVYLSGNVKFAEYLGIPHVPGAGELAVFAAAIIGACLAFLWFNAPPAAVFMGDTGSLALGGALATIAVTAQHELVLVLVGGLFVVEALSVIIQVFWYKRTGKRVFRMAPIHHHFEQLGWPESTVVIRFWIVSIVLALAGLATLKLR, from the coding sequence ATGTTATATTGGCTGGCGGAATGGCTTGGCTTTCCGGGGGCTCTCAACCTTATCCGCTACCTGAGCTTCCGCTCGGGCGCCGCGGTCGCGACCGCGATGATCCTCGGGCTGTGGATCGGGCCGCGCTTCATCCTGATGCTGCGCATGCGGCAGGGGAAGGGGCAGCCGATCCGCGACGACGGCCCGCAGAGCCACCTCGCCAAAAAGGGCACGCCGACGATGGGCGGGCTGATGATCCTCATTTCGCTGATGATTTCGGCGCTGCTCTGGATGGACCTCTCCAACCGTTTCGTCTGGGCCTGCCTGTTCGTCTCCGCGGGTTTCGCGGTGGTCGGCTTCCTCGACGATTACGACAAGGTGACCAAGGCCAGCCATCGCGGCATTCCGGGGCGCGTGCGCCTGCTCATCGAATTCCTGATCGCGGGCGTCGCGGTGCTGCTCATCGTGTCGCGTACCGGCACCGATCTCTACCTGCCCTTCTTCAACGACGTCTATGTCCCGCTCGGCCCACTCTATTATGTCTTCGCGATGGTGCTGATCGTCGGTTTCGGCAACGCGGTGAACCTCACGGACGGGCTCGACGGGCTCGCGACCTTTCCGGTGATCATCGCCAGCCTGACGTTCCTCGTCATCGTCTATCTGTCGGGCAACGTGAAATTCGCCGAATATCTCGGCATCCCGCACGTTCCCGGCGCGGGCGAGCTCGCGGTGTTCGCCGCCGCGATCATCGGCGCCTGCCTCGCCTTCCTCTGGTTCAATGCGCCCCCCGCCGCTGTCTTCATGGGCGACACGGGCAGCCTCGCGCTCGGCGGCGCGCTCGCGACGATCGCGGTCACGGCGCAGCATGAGCTGGTCCTCGTCCTCGTCGGCGGGCTGTTCGTGGTCGAGGCGCTGTCGGTGATCATCCAGGTCTTCTGGTACAAAAGGACGGGCAAGCGCGTCTTTCGCATGGCGCCGATCCACCATCACTTCGAGCAATTGGGCTGGCCCGAATCGACCGTCGTCATCCGCTTCTGGATCGTCTCGATCGTCCTCGCGCTGGCAGGGCTCGCGACCTTGAAACTCCGGTGA
- the murD gene encoding UDP-N-acetylmuramoyl-L-alanine--D-glutamate ligase, which yields MITSRAFAGRRYAVLGLARSGLATVEALVASGAGVTAWDEREDARDEAMALGADIGNPLEIDLVGFAGVVVSPGVPLNRHPIAAHAREAHVPVIGDIELFAEAEGDLPPHKLVGITGTNGKSTVTALVTHMLESAGVPVLMGGNIGLPILSREPLTEGGVYVLELSSYQIDLAHSLACDIAVLTNLSPDHLDRYDGFAGYAASKARLFSLQHRDQVAIVAVDDDPSKMIAGRINHRLHRVSGKDIDPVDQMRWPALQGPHNAQNAVCAIAVCRVLGLDDEQIERGLATYTSLPHRMELVGEADGVRWFNDSKATNAASAAPALAAFPPAPDQRLHWIAGGQAKGDGLAACRPWFGHVKRAYLIGEAMEPFAAEIGDAVPVERSGDLAAAVKQAAAAAQPGDIVLLSPACASFDQFKDYEQRGDAFRAAVQALGA from the coding sequence GTGATCACCTCGCGCGCCTTTGCCGGTCGCCGCTATGCGGTGCTGGGGCTGGCGCGCTCGGGCCTCGCGACAGTCGAGGCGCTCGTCGCCAGCGGCGCCGGCGTCACCGCCTGGGACGAGCGCGAGGACGCGCGCGACGAGGCGATGGCGCTAGGCGCCGATATCGGCAACCCGCTCGAAATCGACCTCGTCGGTTTCGCGGGCGTTGTCGTCTCGCCTGGCGTGCCGCTCAATCGCCACCCCATCGCAGCGCACGCGCGCGAAGCGCATGTCCCCGTCATCGGCGACATCGAACTCTTTGCCGAAGCCGAGGGCGACCTGCCACCGCACAAGCTCGTCGGCATCACCGGCACCAACGGCAAGTCGACCGTAACCGCGCTCGTCACCCACATGCTCGAAAGCGCGGGCGTGCCGGTGCTGATGGGCGGCAATATCGGTCTGCCGATCCTCAGCCGCGAGCCCTTAACCGAAGGCGGGGTCTACGTCCTCGAACTGTCGAGCTACCAGATCGATCTCGCGCACAGTCTCGCGTGCGATATCGCGGTGCTGACCAACCTAAGTCCCGATCACCTCGACCGCTACGACGGTTTCGCGGGCTATGCCGCATCGAAGGCCCGCCTGTTCAGCCTCCAGCACCGCGATCAGGTCGCAATCGTCGCGGTCGACGACGATCCTTCGAAGATGATCGCGGGGCGCATCAACCACCGTCTCCACCGCGTGTCGGGCAAGGATATCGACCCCGTAGACCAGATGCGCTGGCCCGCGCTGCAGGGGCCGCACAACGCCCAGAACGCCGTCTGCGCGATCGCGGTGTGCCGCGTGTTGGGGCTGGACGACGAGCAGATCGAACGCGGCCTCGCGACCTACACGTCGCTGCCGCATCGCATGGAATTGGTCGGCGAAGCCGATGGTGTGCGCTGGTTCAACGACAGCAAGGCCACCAACGCGGCTTCCGCTGCACCGGCGCTGGCGGCGTTCCCGCCGGCGCCGGACCAGCGTTTGCACTGGATCGCCGGCGGACAGGCAAAGGGCGACGGGCTCGCGGCGTGCCGTCCCTGGTTCGGCCACGTCAAGCGCGCCTATCTGATCGGCGAGGCGATGGAGCCGTTCGCGGCCGAGATTGGCGACGCGGTCCCGGTCGAGCGGTCGGGCGACCTGGCGGCGGCGGTGAAGCAGGCGGCGGCGGCGGCGCAGCCCGGCGACATCGTCCTGCTGTCGCCCGCCTGCGCCTCCTTCGACCAGTTCAAGGATTATGAACAGCGCGGCGATGCGTTCCGCGCCGCCGTACAGGCGCTCGGGGCATGA